A stretch of the Dyella telluris genome encodes the following:
- a CDS encoding cupin domain-containing protein: MPRKTACPVHGASHRSGWRPRQHPGHSKGDIEPAERCHPAPDYVPFDTSTQDCYLAMKKSLTNVLSGLKHLPDRTPAMAFEGDASEAFAEVAPYRDGAVYVSYYSGSSEWERHPNGDEVVMVLEGTTTVILLGNAGEERFSLVEQELIVIPKGVWHRFEGSDRLKVMTITPQPTEHSLDTPTT, translated from the coding sequence GTGCCTCGCAAGACCGCCTGTCCGGTGCATGGAGCGTCGCACCGTTCCGGCTGGCGTCCCCGGCAACATCCGGGCCACTCGAAGGGTGATATCGAGCCGGCAGAACGCTGCCATCCCGCGCCGGATTACGTGCCGTTCGACACATCAACACAGGACTGTTATCTGGCCATGAAAAAGTCACTGACCAACGTTCTATCAGGGTTGAAGCATCTGCCGGATCGAACCCCGGCGATGGCCTTTGAGGGTGATGCCAGCGAGGCGTTTGCCGAAGTTGCACCCTACCGGGACGGTGCGGTGTATGTGAGTTACTACTCCGGCTCCAGCGAATGGGAACGTCACCCCAACGGCGACGAAGTGGTCATGGTGCTGGAGGGAACAACCACCGTCATCCTGCTGGGCAATGCCGGGGAAGAGCGGTTTTCCCTCGTAGAGCAGGAACTCATCGTCATACCCAAGGGCGTCTGGCACCGGTTTGAAGGATCCGACCGGCTCAAGGTGATGACCATTACACCGCAGCCCACGGAACACAGCCTCGACACGCCAACAACATGA
- a CDS encoding aldo/keto reductase — MQKRLLGKSGLEVSALGFGCMGLNFSYSHALSDDDAIRLIRDAFERGVTFFDTAEVYGPFTNEVLVGKALAPVRDQVVIATKFGFDIDPATGKNNGLTSRPEHIKAVADASLKRLGIDTIDLLYQHRVDPNVPIEEVAGAVKDLIAEGKVRYFGLSEPGAQTVRRAHAVQPVAALQNEYSLWTRGPETNGILDACRELGIGLVAYSPLGKGFLTGAMGKDTKIGDNDFRKNLPRFSPEAMAANQAMVDLLREIAATKHATPAQIALAWLLAREPWIVPIPGTTKLHRLEENLGSVAVELTPADLDVIEKAATAIRIEGERYPPNLMAITGR; from the coding sequence ATGCAGAAGCGCTTGCTTGGCAAGAGCGGCCTGGAGGTTTCCGCCCTGGGTTTTGGTTGCATGGGGCTGAATTTCAGCTACAGCCATGCCCTTTCGGACGATGACGCCATTCGCCTGATTCGCGACGCGTTCGAACGTGGCGTGACGTTCTTCGATACCGCTGAAGTCTACGGGCCGTTCACCAACGAGGTGCTGGTGGGCAAGGCGTTGGCGCCGGTTCGCGATCAGGTGGTCATTGCCACCAAGTTCGGTTTCGACATCGATCCCGCCACCGGCAAGAACAACGGCCTCACCAGTCGGCCGGAGCACATCAAGGCCGTAGCGGATGCCTCGCTCAAGCGGCTGGGTATCGACACCATCGACCTGCTTTACCAGCATCGCGTCGATCCGAATGTGCCGATCGAAGAGGTGGCGGGTGCGGTCAAGGACCTGATTGCCGAAGGCAAGGTCCGCTACTTCGGCCTGTCCGAGCCGGGCGCGCAGACGGTGCGTCGTGCGCATGCCGTACAGCCGGTGGCCGCGTTGCAGAACGAGTATTCGCTGTGGACGCGAGGCCCTGAAACCAACGGTATTCTTGATGCCTGCAGGGAACTCGGCATTGGCCTGGTGGCTTATAGCCCGCTCGGCAAGGGTTTCCTTACCGGTGCGATGGGCAAGGACACCAAGATAGGCGACAACGATTTCCGCAAGAATCTCCCGCGCTTCTCGCCGGAAGCGATGGCGGCAAACCAGGCCATGGTCGACCTGCTCAGGGAGATCGCCGCGACCAAGCACGCCACGCCTGCGCAGATCGCGCTGGCATGGCTGCTGGCACGCGAGCCGTGGATTGTGCCGATTCCCGGCACCACCAAACTGCATCGCCTGGAAGAAAACCTCGGCTCCGTCGCGGTTGAGCTGACGCCTGCCGACCTGGATGTGATCGAGAAGGCTGCAACGGCCATCCGAATCGAAGGCGAGCGTTATCCGCCGAACCTGATGGCGATCACTGGTCGCTGA
- a CDS encoding carboxymuconolactone decarboxylase family protein — translation MTDFTQKTQGPFADVAPALDQLTQQVLFGEVWERKELSKRDRSLITVSALVAQYRINELPFHLKFALENGVTRDELIEAITHLAFYAGWPTASTAVGIARKLFAENP, via the coding sequence ATGACCGACTTCACGCAGAAGACCCAGGGCCCTTTCGCTGACGTGGCCCCCGCGCTCGACCAGCTCACCCAGCAGGTGTTGTTTGGTGAAGTGTGGGAGCGGAAGGAACTCTCCAAGCGCGACCGCAGCCTGATCACGGTGTCCGCACTGGTGGCGCAGTACCGCATCAATGAGTTGCCGTTCCATTTGAAGTTCGCCTTGGAGAACGGCGTGACGCGCGACGAGCTGATCGAGGCGATCACGCACCTGGCCTTCTATGCCGGCTGGCCGACTGCCAGCACCGCCGTGGGCATTGCGCGCAAGTTGTTCGCCGAGAACCCCTGA
- a CDS encoding LysR family transcriptional regulator yields the protein MASENYNDLQAFLAVARAGSFTRAAAQLGLSQSALSHKIQGLEARLGLRLLTRTTRSVSPTEAGERLQQALAPNFENIDAALAGLSELRDKPSGTIRITSSEHAAATILWPVLQTFLPRYPDVRVEVISDSTLTDIVAERFDAGIRLGEQVALDMIAVPIGPPTRLVVVGKPAYLKRRPPIVTPRDLTAHDCINLRFLTHGGLYAWEFEKGRHALNVRVEGRLTFNNLDRILDASLAGFGLAYLPEDMVRPHIRAGRLRQVLDDWCPLFPGYHLYYPSRRQPSPAFALLVDALRYRARKS from the coding sequence ATGGCCAGCGAGAACTACAACGACCTGCAGGCATTTCTCGCAGTGGCGCGGGCGGGCAGCTTCACCCGCGCTGCCGCCCAGCTAGGCCTGTCGCAATCCGCGCTGAGCCATAAGATCCAGGGACTGGAAGCACGGCTCGGCCTGCGCCTGCTCACACGCACCACTCGCAGCGTGTCGCCCACCGAAGCCGGCGAGCGCCTGCAGCAGGCGCTGGCGCCCAACTTCGAAAACATCGATGCCGCCCTTGCAGGGCTCAGCGAACTACGCGACAAGCCGAGCGGCACCATCCGCATCACCAGCAGCGAACACGCCGCGGCCACCATCCTGTGGCCGGTGCTGCAGACTTTCCTGCCGCGATATCCCGATGTGCGCGTGGAAGTGATCAGCGACTCCACGCTCACCGACATCGTGGCCGAGCGTTTCGATGCCGGCATCCGCCTGGGCGAGCAAGTGGCGCTCGACATGATTGCGGTGCCCATTGGCCCACCGACGCGACTGGTGGTGGTCGGCAAACCGGCCTACCTGAAACGCCGGCCGCCCATCGTCACGCCACGCGATCTCACCGCGCACGACTGCATCAACCTGCGCTTCCTGACGCATGGCGGGCTGTATGCGTGGGAGTTCGAAAAAGGCCGGCATGCACTGAACGTACGCGTGGAAGGCCGCCTGACGTTCAACAACCTGGATCGCATACTCGACGCGTCACTGGCCGGCTTCGGCCTGGCCTATCTGCCCGAAGACATGGTCCGCCCGCACATCAGGGCCGGACGCCTGCGCCAGGTACTGGATGACTGGTGCCCCCTGTTCCCGGGCTATCACCTGTACTACCCAAGCCGACGACAGCCCTCGCCCGCGTTCGCGCTGCTGGTGGATGCGCTGCGTTATCGCGCGCGCAAGTCGTAG
- a CDS encoding histidine-type phosphatase, translating into MSAARLVALALACLLSLPAAASDNTPLARVIVLRHGVRSPTSAPAELAPTAAKAWHAWPVAPGVLTEHGAAAMQSLGQRYRQMLMADGLWSGRCDEQGRVSILADSTPRNRASGAALAKGLGGNCHLTYRALPAEQSNPLFHYAEAHGAKDGDAPTVTPQAWPPVALTELQSILLGCEDKACVDNARQQGRKLLLDPAHDDAASRSKAIKSAGSLSENLMLEYVQGFPAAEVAWGHGNEATIGRLISLHNLQFALAKKPLPNAAPAGSNLLAHIMATLQQAAGVPPEVQPLASRQTPTVLLVAHDTNLANLAGLLDVDWHDARQPDDYPPGGALVFDLVRVHGEDVVRLSSWMPTLNGLRNARLEPADAMVIRTLRLPPCPDTDACPLTRVQPWLQSRMASDATDHDIPVMPVVLP; encoded by the coding sequence GTGAGCGCCGCCCGCCTTGTCGCGCTGGCCCTGGCCTGCCTGTTGAGCTTGCCGGCCGCGGCCAGCGACAACACGCCGCTGGCGCGGGTGATCGTGCTGCGCCACGGCGTGCGTTCGCCCACCAGCGCGCCGGCCGAACTGGCACCGACGGCTGCCAAAGCCTGGCATGCGTGGCCGGTGGCGCCGGGCGTGCTCACCGAGCACGGCGCCGCAGCGATGCAGTCACTGGGCCAACGTTATCGCCAGATGTTGATGGCGGACGGCCTGTGGTCGGGTCGTTGCGACGAACAAGGTCGCGTCTCCATCCTGGCCGACAGCACACCGCGCAATCGCGCAAGCGGCGCAGCACTCGCCAAGGGCCTGGGCGGCAACTGCCACCTGACCTATCGCGCATTGCCCGCGGAGCAATCCAATCCACTGTTTCACTATGCCGAGGCTCATGGCGCCAAGGATGGCGATGCGCCCACCGTCACACCGCAGGCGTGGCCGCCGGTGGCACTGACGGAATTGCAGAGCATCCTGCTCGGCTGCGAAGACAAGGCTTGCGTGGACAACGCCAGGCAACAAGGGCGCAAGCTGTTGCTCGACCCCGCCCACGACGATGCCGCCAGCCGTAGCAAGGCGATCAAGAGCGCGGGCAGCCTCAGCGAAAACCTGATGCTGGAATACGTGCAGGGCTTTCCCGCCGCGGAAGTGGCGTGGGGGCACGGCAATGAGGCAACGATTGGCCGTCTGATCAGCCTGCATAACCTGCAGTTCGCGCTGGCCAAGAAACCGCTGCCCAACGCGGCACCAGCCGGGTCGAACCTGCTGGCGCACATCATGGCCACCCTGCAGCAGGCGGCGGGCGTGCCGCCTGAGGTCCAGCCATTGGCCAGCCGCCAGACACCGACCGTGTTGCTGGTGGCGCACGACACCAACCTGGCCAACCTGGCTGGCCTGCTCGACGTGGACTGGCACGATGCGCGCCAGCCCGATGATTATCCGCCCGGCGGCGCCCTGGTGTTCGATCTGGTCAGGGTGCATGGCGAAGACGTGGTGCGACTCAGCAGCTGGATGCCGACGCTCAATGGGCTTCGCAACGCGCGACTGGAACCGGCGGATGCCATGGTGATACGTACGCTGCGCCTGCCGCCCTGCCCGGATACCGATGCCTGCCCGCTGACGCGTGTGCAGCCATGGCTGCAGTCGCGCATGGCAAGCGACGCGACGGATCACGATATACCGGTGATGCCGGTGGTGCTGCCCTGA
- a CDS encoding TetR/AcrR family transcriptional regulator: protein MARKPSRRAGRPTEDNALLREVLLDAALVTFAANGVAATSVRSIATDAGVNAALMSYYFGSKADVVEAVFEERVSPVLAGFFGKLLSSEGDVRAFAAAFVSGIGQIIAAHPWYPSLWVREVLCDGGAFREMFVARTAEVAPRITQRFILAQKAGEMNPDLDATQMVVSLLGLTLVPAATMPLWQVGFGAKTAAERERHVLALLLHGLS from the coding sequence ATGGCACGGAAACCCAGTCGCAGAGCCGGTCGCCCTACGGAAGACAACGCGTTGCTTCGCGAGGTGCTGCTCGATGCCGCCTTGGTGACTTTCGCCGCCAACGGCGTGGCCGCCACGTCGGTCCGTTCGATTGCCACGGATGCGGGCGTGAATGCGGCGCTGATGAGCTACTACTTCGGCAGCAAGGCCGATGTAGTGGAGGCGGTATTCGAGGAACGCGTCAGCCCGGTGCTCGCCGGCTTTTTCGGGAAGCTGCTCTCCAGCGAAGGCGATGTACGCGCTTTTGCCGCGGCATTCGTTTCCGGCATTGGCCAGATCATCGCGGCCCACCCGTGGTACCCGTCGCTATGGGTGCGCGAAGTCTTGTGCGATGGCGGAGCCTTCCGAGAGATGTTTGTGGCACGGACGGCCGAAGTAGCACCGCGCATTACCCAGCGATTCATCCTCGCCCAGAAGGCCGGCGAGATGAACCCGGATCTGGATGCCACGCAGATGGTGGTATCGCTGCTGGGTCTGACCCTGGTGCCTGCGGCAACCATGCCGCTGTGGCAGGTGGGCTTTGGAGCGAAGACGGCCGCCGAGCGCGAGCGGCATGTGCTGGCCCTGCTGCTGCACGGCCTTTCGTAG
- a CDS encoding pilin, which produces MNNRQQAGFTLIELMIVVAIIAILASIAIPAYQDYVIRTQVMEGFALAEGPKNAVAEYYYITGQFPTTEAQAGLQSANAYAGKYVSRVDALSRTGDILVHFDSTGGQHANAAISGLQLGFAAVITNGTIQWVCTDRNINGIPLRYLPTTCR; this is translated from the coding sequence TTGAACAACCGTCAGCAAGCGGGATTTACGTTGATCGAATTGATGATCGTCGTAGCCATCATCGCGATCCTGGCAAGCATTGCGATACCGGCGTATCAGGACTACGTCATTCGTACCCAGGTCATGGAAGGCTTCGCGTTAGCCGAAGGTCCGAAGAACGCCGTCGCCGAGTACTACTACATCACCGGCCAGTTCCCCACCACGGAAGCCCAGGCAGGCTTGCAGAGCGCCAATGCTTATGCGGGAAAATACGTGAGCCGAGTAGACGCACTTTCGCGGACCGGTGACATCCTGGTTCACTTCGACAGCACCGGTGGACAACATGCCAATGCAGCCATCAGCGGCCTTCAGCTGGGGTTCGCGGCAGTCATCACCAATGGCACGATCCAATGGGTATGCACCGACCGCAACATCAACGGCATCCCTCTCCGATATCTGCCGACGACCTGTCGCTGA